TACTTTGTCTGCCATTTTGACAAAGTCTCTCAATGTTATTTACTAACCTATATCAGATCATGTACAATGACTGCTCTTTCAAGTTCAAGTAGTCCAAAGCACTGTTCTTGTATCAGTTGTTGACATTGCTGGACATCCCAACCAAACACAGCAAAGGATACTGTAGTTTCCCAGTCAGATTGACTCTAATCTGACTCTAATTTGCAGATCAGTTGGTATGACTTTCCCCCCTGATCCCTGGTCAGGTCTGTCGTGGTGATGAATCGTATTGGTTCTCCGGTGGAGGCCGTACACAGCTTTCTAATAGGACGAGACAGGACCACCTGGATTGGATTAGCTGGGCATATGGTGGCTGACCCAGTCACCTGAATCCATCACACCGTAGCCCTGCTCTGATGTCAACCATGACCGTCTGCCTAGGAAGACAAAGCAAGACTCAGACCCTGTCACCCTGCTGCTGGAGCTTCACCATAAAGAGAACAGAGATCACTGGGGGACGGGGTTCATATCAGTAGAGATGCATTTCAAAGAAGTGAGAGATGTTATTTATTATTGTTAGTTGGCAAATACTATCTGCAAGTGGAGATATTTCTGAAGCACATAAAGAATTTAAATGATTTAAAATAAATCCTGATATTGATAGAAAACATGAACGCTTTTACTGAATACTGATATAAAGTTAATGATAAGAACACTGCTTTTGTCTGGCCCTAGTGATTGCTatcttatttttgttgttgttataaaTTACATGTTTATTTGCAATATATTTCATAATTAATGCCTCCCATATTCTGTAGTGCTCTCTGCGTTTTATTGTGGTGCTGTCCCTATTGACTTACTGGGGCAGGAGAGGACAGGTGCGTGAACTCACTTAATCCTGTCACCAAGAATTGAACAGCTTGAGAAAGTTGACATGCCGGTGTGGCTAACCTGTGAGGCATTTGGCAGGGACAGCTGGCAGCTTCAAATTCCTATTCACTCATCCATTCATTGTCTGTTCCAATGTGTACTCTGTTCCAAATATATCAAATATTCTTTGATTTCTACTTGATAAGAAAATCGTATATGTCCATAATATAAACACTATTCAATATTGAGGGAGTTTGTGGAGAGAAATCCCTGCCATCTTCTATTGTCGTGGTCGACATTCGCTGCCACTAGAGGTCCCTAAAGCGTTACAAATGCTGAGCTGCAGTTCATGCTCCACAATGCCTCAAGTTGACTAAGGTCAAGTGCATCTCGATCACCTCACATATCTTATTAGTTTACAGAGATCTCTTTATTCTGTTTAAAGGCCTGAGTTTAGACAAGACATTACACAGTGTCTCAGATCTTCATACTATCGGAATTTCAAGACATCAATGCATCATTCATTTGCCTAATCCGTCCGTATAATATAGATATCCGTATAATATAGATATTTATTGCACTGCAACGTAGGTCGACAAACCTACTGCACAAATATGTAGCACAAATACATAGTGGCTCCAAACAGAAGACTTTAGAGTATTCTAGATGTACTATTGAGTGCCTCTGCCTAGAAGCAACAGGCTGTTTTTAGAGGACCTGGCTGCTCTAGTGAAGGGGGCTATTTCCGTCCCCCCTCTTAGCTGTGCTCTTCAACTGGGCATATTAGCTCCCGACTAGCATTAAAGACCTAAGTCAAAGACCACAGCTCTGGCTCTGTTCTGCCCTCCTGTGGCTCAGCGGCTCCTCTCAGAGCAACCACTGCATTTATGGACAGACACAACTCACTGTCGTCGACACAGCAATTCTCCCTCTATTTTACCCAGCTTCGACCATTCAAGCTCTTATATACTGCTGCACCACTCCCACTCCCCCACACTTTATCCCAAAGCCCACCACTTTTTCCAAAACACGTTTTTCAGACACTGTCAATTAGGGAGGGGTCCTTCTCTGCTGGCAAAGGAACATGTGGGTGGCTATATTTAACACCCAAATCCTCCCCCTTTCAGTCCCAGGCGGCTGGTGGTGTTCCTGAAGGCACCTATTTTGGCCCTATTGGGTTTTGAAATGCCAGGTGGCTTTAAATAGAGTGAGAAGATGTCTGGGGGGTGGAATTCTCGAGTAGAATGTGCTTGAATAAACTTTGGCTCTGATTGAAGGACTCACTGTTGTATGCAGTTGCTTGTCACTGTCAGTTTTCCTTTGTAATCCATGTATTACTCTGTTAACAGGGATTCGATTTGATTGACTTCagacactcacacgcacacaccgaaaaagagagtcacacacacataaagattTAAGGAAGCGTTTCTGTCTCTTTTAAACAATCAAAAGAGAACCATTGTGCTCTCCCAAAACCCACAAATTCAATTTGTTTGTCTCTTTTAAACACCCatgtgcaagcacacacacacacacacacacacacactctgtctcgcTCCATCAGCTGTCAGAGGTGGGTATGTGACAGGTTGGTATTTATAGCCAGTGCTAAACCCTTTGTCAGGAGATCTGCATTCTAAGAGGCCCTTTGTCTGAACCTTATGATATATTATGTACCTGGAATTCACTCATCATACATAACATCTGAAAGGTCCTGTCTAGTCTGTCATTGTGTCAGGCTGAGGACTTAATACAAAAGCTTTGTACGCTCTGTGGTGGTCACCTCACTGGGATCATACAGTACTCCGTATCTTACACTGGGACACATGGGTCATAGAGGGCGATAACGTCAGAAGTATTCTAGAGGGAGAATATGATCTGGTATGGGATTCTAACGTTTCACTGAACCTTTCCGTTACCATAGAGCGCAGATGACCTTCCCGAACAAGAAGTCATTTAACTAAAAGAGAAACGTGACATAATGGAGTGTCTCAGACTATCACAATACCTCACTAACGAATCAATATGGTAGTAAATTGGAGTGCTTGTTTTGACTAAAACAAGTACTTATATATTTCTCACATTGATGGAGGTTGGTGGGACTATCCATAGATTATCCATAGTAGCAGGATACTATCCATAGATTATCCATAGTAGCAGGATACTATCCATAGATTATCCATAGTAGCAGGATACTATCCATAGATTATCAATAGTAGCAGGATACTATCCATAGATTATCCATAGTAGCAGGTTACTATCCATAGATTATCCATAGTAGCAGGATACTATCCATAGATTAGCCATAGTAGCAGGATACTATCCATAGATTATCCATAGTAGCAGGATACTATCCATATATTATCCATAGTAGCAGGATACTATCCATAGATTAGCCATAGTAGCAGGATACTATCCATAGATTAGCCATAGTAGCAGGATACTATCCATAGATTATCCATAGTAGCAGGATACTGTCCATAGATTATCCATAGTAGCAGGATACTATCCATAGATTATCCATAGTAGCAGGATACTATCCATAGATTATCCATAGTAGCAGGATACTATCCATAGATTAGCCATAGTAGCAGGATACTATCCATAGATTATCCATAGTAGCAGGATACTATCCATATATTATCCATAGTAGCAGGATACTATCCATAGATTAGCCATAGTAGCAGGATACTATCCATAGATTAGCCATAGTAGCAGGATACTATCCATAGATTAGCCATAGTAGCAGGATACTATCCATagattactgtactgtactctactcttaACCCTGGTGCCAATGCTGGACAGTGACATCAGACAGACCTCAGAGCAGCAGTGTAGAAAGGGCTATAGGTTGAAATACCCTAAATTAGGAGTGAAATCTAATTAAAACCAATATCACTGGTATTAATTGATCAAATGGAGACCTTATGGGTCATAGGGGTCATGCAAAAATACATCACAGTGTTGTTGTTAATTCAAATTCCcaaataaacattaaaaaaaagcAAACAACTCCTCAAATATTCAAATATGATTTTAATTCACAGCAATGTTTCAAAGTGGATGAAAATATATATCATTGTGCATgtttacaaatacaaatacagtgATCAAAAATGTAAACATCTGTTGAAATAAAACACAAACATGGTTATTTATACTATTGTATGATACATGTATCACTTTTGGTCAAATAATATCTTATGCAAATCAAATCCACACATAAAAATAACTCAAAGCTTTGTTCAGAGAGCTCAAACAATTAATATCCTATATAAAACAATCAATTTAGTTTTGAATCAGTGTGTTCCAAACCCCCGAAACAGTACATCACATTTCCTTACATTGTAGTTACAGTAAGACTATAGACAAATCATTAGTGTCTCTTATTCCTTCCTGAGAGACGGTTCTTGCAATTAACATATTCATAAAGGAATGTTGTAGAGGACAATGAATACACAAACACTAGTCAAACCTGTCTGTGATATAAGCAGCCACTTCAGTTTTCATGACTTGGTCATAACCTGACATTAAATCCTATAACTCCTTATAAATAATGCAGTGTTCAAGTAAAGAATGACTCGGGTCGTTTTACCAATCCATGATGACATAGGAGGGAAGTGTCACATGACCACCAATGGAACTTTGACCACTCTGAATAAAGATGACTGTAAGATAATGCCAGTCTAATCTTCTTAACAGtgagctctctctctgcccatacAACCACAGCCAATCACACACACTAAAAACTCCCCTCTGGCAGACACGAGGGAAGTCTCATCAGATTGTACACGCATAAGTCAATTAAAGCCACACCCATTTCAACACTCCAAAAAACTGCTGGTGTCCTACAAGTTTCCCGGTGAGACGTTCTGGAAACGTCATTCCAACGTTCTCTCAAGGAACCATTCCTAAACTAAGACTTGGTGAAAGTGAAATGTAAAAGTGTACATTATACGTAAAAACATTCTGAGTGAATAGCACTATCAATAAGCGTTGTAAAAAAATCTGAAAAGTATGTAAACTGAGCATTATTCACAACCCACAAGAATGAAGATTTCAAATACAACACTTAATTTCTGTCAAAATAGCCCTCTATTTAAATTACAAATACAGAACTTGGTACTGACATCACAATTCAGTATGAATAACCAATCAAATAAGTAAATCTACGAAAACCGGTCAAAGACAATGGTGATGGTGAGTGACACACTCTAAAAAGCGTATTTGGTAATGTAGCACAGAAGGGCATTTCTTTACCACGTTACATTGCAATTTCAGCCTGTCTACTACAATACGTGAGGCGGTGAGTATTTGTGATTGTAAAATATATAGTGGGTGAAGCTGCCAAGATGTAGCCCCGTAGGAACCATCCTGATCTCGCGAGCTCACATTCTGTATCCTTGTTTAGCGAAACAGAATGTGAGCTCGCGAGATCAGGATGGTTCGTACGAGGCATAGCCAAGATGTAAAGAGCAAAAAACATACAGGTGTGAGCGCAATAACTATGTCATACAATGTCTAACGGTATCTTTCTTTACAACAACTTTACAACAATATCCATGGTACTACTGATAAGAGCTTTAATGGAAATATGAATAAAAACAATCCTCTGGAATGCATTCTAGATTTAGATTGAAATGTGCAACCTAATACAATAAAGCTAATGCAGGATATTAGCCTGCTAGCAGTTTCGTTCTCTGCAGCTCTATGCCACAACCCCTTGGCTATGGCTTTTAGTCGTTAGAAAATACTGTAATATCTAAAACAAAGAATTGTTTGGTCCTTTCATCTAGCTCAGGGGTCTTCAACCTTGCGCCCGAGTGgccttacttgcctagttaaataaaaaatcattcTTCCCCAGGTACCCCCATCATacacttgtcccccccccccccccccaaatgtgtGTAAACTCTAACATAGCCTAGAAAGGTAacttaaaaaatgttttggggccaTGTGTTCACAAAAACGAGTGTCCAAGACAAGAAAGCTTAACAGCAGGTGCTTTGTATGTCAGATACTCCAGTGAGTGTAATTAGCTCCAATGAGTGTAATTAGCTCCAATGAGTGTAATTAGCTCTAATGAGTGTAActagctcaatattaggaatagAGAAATAAAGTTAAATAGAAAAATATTCTCCTCTTTTCTACTGTAGctttttgtatatatattattGCGGACCCCCTGCAGTACTCCCGGTTGAATACCCCTGATCTAACTTTTGGATTTTATAGCCTGAAATGACATAAGCAACACAGAATATCAAAAACTCCAAACTAAAGCGAAGTGTAAAGACCATCATCATGCTTGGAATGtctaataatacagtataaatcATACTCTGTAGTCAGCAGCATAAACATGTACAAACCAGTCTAATTTCTAGAAGCATAACTACATATCTTGCACTATTCTACTATGATTGTGTCATCCCTTGTGGAAGAAAAGTGGCATATCGTCAACTCAGCGATCAACTTAACAAATCAACCATACCTTATGATTAGGGCCCTGAGTTCTTCCTTGTCAGGTTACGTGGCCAGGAAAACCTCAGGTCCCTAATTGGTGTCTAAACCAATCCAATTATTTGGTTCTGTTAACCAATCCTCAATAAGGAAACATGGTGTTAAAAATAGAAAGGTCGACGGTGGCGGAGGAATACCCATGATCCTTGTGCTCTACCTCAACCGGGCAGAGAAGCAGCGCATGTACTCGGTCATCCAACGGTCATCCACCACGGCCAACTCCGACCGCCGTATCTTCTCCAGGTCGGCGGACCGTGCCCTCCTGCGGTCCACGTCCCAACAGCGTTTATCCGACTCCCGTCTGGTCTGGACGCATGCGTCAGATGTGCgactctgtggagagagagaggtgcccgGGAGGTTAGGGAAATGAGATAGGATAGGCACTCGGCGCTCACCTCCGAAATACATACCACTCTTCTATTATTGATAGTTTCTGGGGGGGAGTGTTGGATGATGAGCTACGCTTCTCTGGTATCCTTTCCATGAAGATGTGCCAGAAGACGCAAAATGCCCCCCTATTTATTTTCCCTGACATAACTCGATCTTATTTGCAGAATAGATGTTTGACGCACAGTAAGCATGCATTACATAAGCTACACAGCTTTCATCCAGTATTCCTCTAATGCTAGCCTCTTCTGATCATTATACCCTGGCCTAAGAAACCAAATGCAAGCCTGGTACtgaaataacatcaaatggaATGAATATCAAAGCATTTTTACTAACCTCAAAtatacccagcctctctctctctctctcacacacacacagtcacacacactcttACCTGATTTGTAGACCTCCTAGCAGATGACGCGTGTCTCTCTGCCCAGTCGAGCCGGGGCGGAGGTTGTCTGTTCTCCTTCTCTGTGGTGATGGCTGGGGGCTGGCTCTTTGCTCTGGAGGGCTTCCTGACGGGCGCAGGCTTGATGTCGTCACAGGAATAGTCCCTTTGACATGGTTCTGAGCGAGGGACACGATGGCGGTGGCGACGCTTAGGCTCAGTCTTCACTGGCTCCTCGTCTGATGACGCCTTGTCTGCTGGTCCCTCATCTGTTGGCGTTTCAGCCACTGGACCATTTTGTACTACTGACCCGTTAACTGTCCCCTCATCTGGTTCGTTTAGGCCCCCGTTCTCTATTACAGACTCTTTGAATGAGCAGAAAGTGATGTAGTTTTATTATACACTATActgagaaaaaaagaagaaacccgcacactgctcttgatagtatcactgctcatTTGTCAAAAACTCTGACGAAGGTCGTGAGGCCGATACGGAAAGCTTATTAAAGAGCCGTGATACTATCGAGAGCGGTGTGCgggtttcttcttttttctcattttattcaactgttaccatgcacctgcaaaaaagatagctcagatgtgcgagtgccttttgaattatacactataccaaacattaggagcaccttcctaatattgagttgcacaccttttgccctcagaacagcctcaaatcatcggggcatggactttacaaggtgtcgaaagcgttcacagggatgctggcccgttcaaaggcacttaaatcttttgtcttgccctttcaccctctgaatggcacacatacacaatccacgtctcaattgtctcaagacttaaaatccttctttgacctgccttcatctacactgattgaagtggatttaacaagtgacatcaataagggatcatagcgttcacccGGATTCACCTGGTGATGATCCATCTATgtgatggaaagagcaggtgttcctaatgttctgtacactcagtatatagaCCTAACAAGTTAAGACCTTTTTTCTTTATGCATGTTTGTAGCTCAAAAGCATAGTCTACTGCAGGCCTTATTACAATAGGATCAACATGCAGGTGTATACAAGTATTTGCAATAGTAGAAGATAGATACCTGTGGGTGGTAGTGCATCCAAGAGTGTAAACTCCTTGGCCTCCAATTCTGGTTCCCCATTCACAGGAGGAGGCTTTGGTTCCGGGCTCGCCCTTGATTCTGACTTCACTGGTGGTGTCAGAAGTTTGATGTCTAAAGGCGCGACTTTGTTCCTCACCTTGGGGGTGGACCGCCCACTGGCGCTGGAGTCTGACCCGGTCGAGGCATCCCACCCCTCCCAGAACCACAGAGGTTTGTGAGCGTGCTCCATCACCCGCCTGGTCAACCTGTACTTCACTGAGTCCTCGTAGCACTTGGAAAACGTCTCCCATTTCGGCTCTTTGAATTTCTTCATGTACTCCGTACGGATTTTCTTAGTCACCATGATTCCTGTTACTGCTTAGGTCCAATTTTGATTAGCTCACAAActatggaggaggggagaaaagAGAAGTGTCATTACATACATACCCCTAGATGCAACAGTAACTAGGTCTATGTTTCTATAagaggtgtagaatgtgtcattGTAGGCTGCTGGTGACAGTCCCACCACGGATCTGAAGCCTGTAGCAGCCCAGAGCAATCCAGTGCACCTGGGCCTTCTAGAATTACCTATCAGCGTTTCCCTCCCTCGAATAAAGTAACCCATGCCATCTGATGATTATCTTTTAGGCTGTGCCCCATAATGCCCATCTGACGCTATAAATATACAGTTTATGTGTAGCAATAGCATCGTTATTACAATGTTATTTAGGCTTAGAATACTATAACATAATAGATGGGGATAGTGTAGGCCGGATGTAGCCTAGTTATGAAGTTTATTAAGAGCATTTCCATTCATAAACCAGCCACGGCCTAAATTGTTTCCCCGACAAAAATCAGTTTTGTGGTTTATCTGCTGTTTCTGCTGCCCAAATATGGCGCAGCCGAGCCTGCTATTTGATTGAGGCAGACATTGCTGACGCCAATACGGCCGTCTTTATCAAAACACTGTGCACTGGTCTATCGCTACAGAAATGTTATTGTTAGCCCACATACCAAAAGTAATTTATTACATGTAAATACTTAAAGGCAATAGGGTGACGAAAACATGCACAGCTGGTGGCGTCGACGTTTGCTTCTACCTGCGCACTATAGTGGTTGTAAACACGACCAGAACAGGTTATTATCAGTGCGTATAAGCTTACCCCTCACCCGGACGTCATTATGGAGAATTACAGAACATCATAATTTTCACTTCAAGTATTCCTCCATTATAATTGCCCGTTGTCGCGCATATTTCGGCATTGAATCGTCGTCCGAATATAGCCCTCTCAACCCTGGCATTAAATATGTTTCTCCATTAAAAGCTATAGCAAGTGCAATGCGCATGTCCAGACAGCATGGTACTGGCGCGCCTCTCTTCCTAGGATGTATTTTATTCTTAGGCGTGTAATTGCTTCAACAGGTGTGTcatcttttttaattttttagaaACAAGTATAGATGTATAATGCAAATTCTGTGTGGGGGGTGTCAgcctcaaatgtatttttttcagtTGTGAAATATTAAATGATTAGCCTGCTCATGTGATTTAAAATCAATATCAGTATTGGTATTGCAGTCGAATGGCCAAATGTGGTGACAAAGAAGATCTGCTGTGAGCAAGGGTTTGCTGCGACTACCTCCTTAGTGAAAGAATGCTATGTCATTGTTTAGTATGAATCTAACACAGAAAATAAAATCAATCCCTCAGTTCAATAAATTACATGCAAATGTTTGTTAAATAGTTAGAGAGAATTCGTATTTTAGGCACATTGATAATAGTATTGTAAAATAGAGTTAATATTACGAACGAGGTCTGGCTCAATGATTTATATCCTTATATCCATGGGGCGGCAGggaggctagtggttagagcgtatccccgagatgacaaggtaatATGTCgctctgcctctgaacaaggcagttaccccactgttcctaggccgtcgttgaaaataagaatgtgttcttaactgacttgcctagtaaaataaatccAGGACATTGTTTGTCTTGTCAGGGACGTTTAGAACAATTTCCTTCAACACTTGTTGGCCTACTTGAGCTCATTGTTTGTCCTTCCAGTTCCAGATAGTCATATTGGCCCTTGTTCTTCATAACATTGAAAGGCTTCCAAATTGAAAGTGTCTCATAATGTTTAGGCTATTTATGTTGCTATGTGCCAAAAATGAATTAATCTTTACCCTAATGGGTTTTTAATAGTTGCGCATCATAAAACGCACACCAAGGCCTATTGTAAGTGTTGATTGTGTTGTAATGCACctcaaaataacaaaataacagaaaCACGTTTGAAAATAGATGGTTTTTATTTCCTATGTGGATCTCTTGATGGTTAGTAGTTGATAATGTTTGGCTCGAGTACAGATGGCACGTACTTCTGAGACATTATCGGGTAACCAGAGAAAACAACGTTGTGGTCACCCTCTGTCCCCAAAACAGACTGTGCTCACCAAAAAAATACCAAATGATGGACGGTCAATAAATAACATTTATGTACATTTTACattcacatgttggtatttttcCTCACACGTCGTGATGTTGACGTCATTCTCTCCGTTTTGCTGAGCTTTCGCTGTTACAATGTAACAGTTGTATAAAGTTGTCCCTTGATCGCAAGGCGGTGTGCCGTTGTTTCTTGGATCTTGAGCGAGATGTTGACAATGCATTTAGAAGCACTTGCGGTGGACAATGCTGGGGCCTGCCTCGTCGTATTCCTGCTTGGTGATCCACATAGCCTGGAAAGTGGACAGGGAAGCCAGGATGGAGCCACCGATCCAGACGGAGTATTTACGCTCAGGTGGGGCAATGATCTATGCCAAGTGAGAAAAGCAGTATTAGATACTGGGTACCATAGGTAACACAATGACAATGAAACAATTATGCAGACCAATGGCATCTCTTTGAACTATTTTACTGTGCGTAAAAGTATTGTTTATTTGTAATTACCTTGATCTTCATGGTGCTGGGGGCCAGGGCAGTGATCTCCTTCTGCATACGGTCAGCAATACCAGGGTACATCGTGGTACCGCCGGAAAGCACATTGTTGGCGTACAGGTCCTTACGGATGTCAATGTCGCACTTCATGATGCTGTTGTAGGCAGTCTCATGAATACCAGCGGACTCCATACCTGTGCAGGTATACAAAGATCAATATTAATATTCAACCACTCTTTAGGCCGAATATTTTATGTTGGATTATATTATAGGTCTTTAACGGTAAATACGCACCAATGAAGGAAGGCTGGAAGAGGGTCTCTGGGCAACGGAAACGCTCGTTACCGATGGTGATGACCTGACCGTCGGGAAGCTCGTAGCTCTTctccagggaggaggaggaggcggcggTGGCCATTTCATTCTC
This genomic window from Oncorhynchus kisutch isolate 150728-3 linkage group LG20, Okis_V2, whole genome shotgun sequence contains:
- the LOC109865187 gene encoding centriole, cilia and spindle-associated protein; this encodes MVTKKIRTEYMKKFKEPKWETFSKCYEDSVKYRLTRRVMEHAHKPLWFWEGWDASTGSDSSASGRSTPKVRNKVAPLDIKLLTPPVKSESRASPEPKPPPVNGEPELEAKEFTLLDALPPTESVIENGGLNEPDEGTVNGSVVQNGPVAETPTDEGPADKASSDEEPVKTEPKRRHRHRVPRSEPCQRDYSCDDIKPAPVRKPSRAKSQPPAITTEKENRQPPPRLDWAERHASSARRSTNQSRTSDACVQTRRESDKRCWDVDRRRARSADLEKIRRSELAVVDDRWMTEYMRCFSARLR